The window AATGAACAATGATCAAATCGGTGGTGTGTTAACTATAAAATTTCATTGGGCAGTAGCAATGAAAATCTTTGCTACCACCTGAACGAAAATTGTTTGCAATGTGTGTAAGTGTACTATCTCGCTTGGAATtcttcgaaatattttgtttttatcaattttctaatttatttatcttttaatctcattaaaatattcgaaGCTGAATGATGAATGTCCCTACCCTATGGAAGTGAAATGTGTTCATCTTCAAGCGACTTGGCCGTAAATTCTATACTACGAATTGTGACTATAGTGTACTGTGGTCATAAACCTGTGCGGACTTTGAACTTACTTCCAGTTTGATTTTGTATTTCTTGTAattgtttttgtaattgtttcatttgaaagcaaGCTCAgggtttttcgaattttccctATAAAGCATCAGTAACAAGACGGCTCAGCTAAGCGTATCGGTGGAATTACTTATTCATTAGTTGAATAACCCAGGAGCCAGACCTAATTCTAATTGATTAACAAATTGAATAGaaacaattcaaatattatgGAAAATTCTGTAACTTTTTCTGGTAAACATATTTTGCCTATTATAGTTGGACTCTGTAATGCCAATTACGATAAAAAGTTGCAGAACCTTCCAGAATGTTTCGAAAATCGTTTCACATCGAACTGTGTACGCCAGAATAGGAAAGCATTAACAACAAATGTCTCTATCTCGTTTGAAACAGAGAAACCTGATTTAGATATACTACAAATGCATTCATACATACGTAAACCCCGTAAACCTAATCAATGTTGTCATAAATGACAGTTGGTACAAAGGTTATGTTTTTTTGCTTCCACAGGCTGAAAATAGCTGGCGCTTCCatcatttcaaacaaattttgtgaactCTGTGACGGTacacatttatatatttgttgGGCAATTTTAAAGGGTCGAAACGAAGAAAAGACGACGCGGgtgaatatttttcttttctgaattcacaaaaaaattttctattgtgAAGTATGTACCATCAGACACCTACACTAtacattccaaaaaaaattggatctgTTAGCTGGACACATAAATACATAAAGTAAAAATCTGATCTGAGTTCAGGTTTCTATGTACAGTTCTCACCATGATGATATGAAGCcctaatttcaaaattgtcaattttgagTGAGAAAGGACGccatttttattgattataATTTGCTTGCTCCAAGGTCAtacgaaatgtcaaatttcatccttaACCtcaaaatttaagattttaacATGATTGATCGAAAATGTTAAGCACGAAAGTCTCTCTAGATGAAATCGTATTTGTTCACGTTGTCAATGTTTACTTGggacaaatttaatttcttagtGAGATTCACGTCCTGAGTATTGGATATGGTAGtctgcaaaaataatttctacaGAGCCGAGGTCGCAAATCAGTAATCAACTATGTGACACAACTTTCCAGAGTGATATGCCCCTCAGAAACAAGATTTggtgattttgaatttcataagAAGAAAACACTGACCGTTTGGGGGAAAACGATGAAACATATCAGTAAATGCGTTCCGACAGGGCCTATTTGCAAAAAACTCAGCGAAATAACAGATTTCTTCGTAATTTTCAGGAAATAATAAATGCGGCTCTGATTCGAAGTTTCGAATTCTTTTTGAGCAATTCGCGTTTGTATAAAGAATTACGAATGGAACTCCGATTTCCTCCAAAAAAGTAATCgagaatatttaaaattgttatttttccTTTCGATGGACCTGGATCAAAGTCATAGAAATGGTAGGTTCTAGGTTCAATATTTCCGAACGTATTCCTTTGTTTagtcaaacaaaaatcttggtagttgaaaatatttacattggGACGCAAATGTAACATCAGAAAAAATGCGACAGCGAAACGAACCTCTCATTTTTGTTGGCAGCGTAGAGCGTAAGGACGTATTCGAACTACTTCAATATAAATTCGTAAATTCGACTTccttttattttgtaaattcgtcgttgagtgaatttttgtttaaaattgatttaattgtgaaatttCTCACGAAACTTAGTGGTGAATTAGTAGTGAGTTCTTAGCTGGAAAATGGCAGAGTAAGTAATTTGTATAATAGTATAGTAGGTAAACAGTCAGTGATATTCATGATGATTCTACAGAAACGGAGAAGTCCTGCCGCGGACCAAGTATTTAAAGCACACGATTCATCTCACTCTTGACGAACTGTACAATGGAACGGAACGAAAATTGGCCATCAATAAGAACCGCGTCTGCAACGAATGTGTCGGAACCGGAGCTATCAGTAGAATGCCGGATGATTTTGACAGATGTGAGGAATGTCAGGGTATGGGGGTTAAATCAATAATCATTAGAACAGCGCCAGATATTCAACAGCGAATAGATCGTGACTGTTATTTGTGTTGGGGTAAAGGTCTGGCCATAGTTCCAGAAGATCGATGCCCTAGTTGTCGTGGTGAAGGAGTCGTGGAAGAGCAAAGCGGTCTCATTGTGAAAGTGAGGCGTGGTTCTAGACACGgtcagaaaataatttacaaagaTGAAGGGACTCAAGAGCCAAATATGCGACCGGGAGACGTCGTCGTTATATTGGAAACGTTAGATCATCCAATATTTACAAGAGACGGAGACGActtaattatgaaaatgaatttggaTTTGGTGGAATCGCTGTGTGGATTTGAGAAATTGATTCAGACACTAGATAAGCGACAATTGTGCGTGAAATGTCCTAAAGGGTCGATTATAAAACACAATGACGAAAAATATCTGCCTGGTGAGGGAATGCCCAAATTCCGGAATCCAACAGTGAGAGgcaaaatgataataaaatttacagtTACTCTGCCTGATCGGATTCGTACGAGACACATAAAGTCACTCGAACAATGTCTACCGCCGAGAGAAGTGCCTGAAATACCTATAGATGCTAAAGAGTGCAACTTGGTGAGTATTTACTGTTCTCTTTGCACGACGAACAGAGTCTAATGTGTTTCCAATTATTTGTATGTTTTCCAGGTCGAGATGAGTGAACATCATCCGTTCCTCAATCAAAATCATTCAACTTACAATCTGAACGACGATGAATGTGCTCAAGATCAATATTATGATCAACAGTACGAGTCACACGATCAACACGACCAATACGGCAACGATAACCACTATGACCATCAATACGGTGACGAGCAGTACAATCACCAAGGTCAATACTACCATGACGACAATAGTTACGAGGTCCAAGGAAACTACGAACATCCAAGCGAATACGACCAGCACCACAATCAACAGGGATATGAATCGCAGAACCATTTCCATCAAGAAGATTTCTATCAGCAGGAACAGTCTTCCGAAGACGTTTCGTTGGAATCCTACGACGCGACCCAACAATATCGTTccaattaaacgaaaattcttGGCTCTAgagaatcaattttgtggCGGTCGTTCAGAAAACATTGTATAGGAAATTCGATAGAAAAAATGTGGAAGTCATTCCGGACatc of the Bradysia coprophila strain Holo2 chromosome X unlocalized genomic scaffold, BU_Bcop_v1 contig_752, whole genome shotgun sequence genome contains:
- the LOC119070300 gene encoding dnaJ homolog subfamily A member 4-like, whose amino-acid sequence is MAENGEVLPRTKYLKHTIHLTLDELYNGTERKLAINKNRVCNECVGTGAISRMPDDFDRCEECQGMGVKSIIIRTAPDIQQRIDRDCYLCWGKGLAIVPEDRCPSCRGEGVVEEQSGLIVKVRRGSRHGQKIIYKDEGTQEPNMRPGDVVVILETLDHPIFTRDGDDLIMKMNLDLVESLCGFEKLIQTLDKRQLCVKCPKGSIIKHNDEKYLPGEGMPKFRNPTVRGKMIIKFTVTLPDRIRTRHIKSLEQCLPPREVPEIPIDAKECNLVEMSEHHPFLNQNHSTYNLNDDECAQDQYYDQQYESHDQHDQYGNDNHYDHQYGDEQYNHQGQYYHDDNSYEVQGNYEHPSEYDQHHNQQGYESQNHFHQEDFYQQEQSSEDVSLESYDATQQYRSN